A genome region from Bradyrhizobium sp. WSM1417 includes the following:
- a CDS encoding ABC transporter ATP-binding protein yields the protein MNMIEAAAVHVRFGDRVVLESVDLAVAEGEFHGVMGPNGAGKTTFFNVLTGRVKPNRGRVLLGGEDVTGLSPHRIAAKGIARSFQIMTLFDEFSARDNVMMGLPEFRARGHDVARAAAGDSRFAAKSSEALAAVGLADKGGIRAKDLSYGDRRALEIAVALAQAPRVLCLDEPTSGLGSDGVQRLATLIARLKGRLTIVAIEHDMEFLFSLADRISVIHWGQVVARGTPHELQQNEWVRRSNLGKFA from the coding sequence ATGAACATGATCGAAGCCGCGGCCGTTCATGTCCGCTTCGGCGATCGCGTCGTGCTGGAGAGCGTCGATCTCGCGGTTGCGGAGGGCGAGTTTCACGGTGTGATGGGTCCAAACGGCGCCGGCAAGACCACATTCTTCAATGTCCTCACCGGCCGGGTGAAGCCGAACCGGGGCCGGGTCCTGCTCGGCGGCGAGGATGTCACGGGCCTCAGCCCGCATCGCATCGCCGCCAAGGGCATCGCTCGCTCGTTTCAGATCATGACCCTGTTCGACGAATTCTCCGCGCGTGACAACGTCATGATGGGCTTGCCCGAGTTTCGCGCCCGTGGCCACGATGTCGCGCGCGCAGCGGCGGGCGACAGCCGGTTTGCCGCGAAGTCTTCCGAAGCGCTCGCAGCGGTCGGGCTTGCAGACAAGGGCGGCATCCGCGCCAAGGACCTGTCCTATGGCGACCGGCGTGCGCTGGAGATCGCGGTCGCCCTGGCGCAGGCGCCCCGCGTGCTGTGCCTGGACGAGCCGACCTCCGGTCTCGGCTCCGATGGGGTGCAACGGCTCGCAACCCTGATTGCTCGCCTGAAGGGGCGGCTGACCATCGTCGCCATCGAGCACGATATGGAGTTCCTGTTCTCGTTGGCTGACCGCATCTCGGTCATCCATTGGGGCCAGGTGGTGGCGCGCGGAACGCCACACGAACTGCAGCAG
- a CDS encoding branched-chain amino acid ABC transporter permease has product MIVESKSSPDAARLVTPTMLVLWLVLATVPLWITRIGLYPYLGIEILIWSLYALAFNLVLGTAGLPSFGHGAYFGIGAYAFGLCQLEIVANLWICLMAAAAGAGLAGVLVALFISHRRGIYYAFMTIAFGQIFWTLAIKSHRITGGEDGLLKIKRLPADFGLVSFDLTDNVAFYYFVLAVFAVGTAALWRLVNSPYGRVVAAIRQSEVRASHLGYNVWLYKVAVFALSAAVSGFAGGLFAMAQLAAFPDVMSLHQSGYVVMMTLVGGGLVSFWGPVIGVFLFLTARDVIGALTNAWMLYFGLLFIAIVLFRPEGIAGAISAAVQQHSLGALRQRGTSAMRLLFGSGR; this is encoded by the coding sequence ATGATTGTGGAATCAAAATCTTCACCGGACGCCGCGCGCCTCGTGACGCCGACGATGCTGGTGCTCTGGCTCGTGCTTGCAACGGTGCCGCTCTGGATCACGCGGATCGGGCTCTATCCCTATCTGGGGATCGAGATCCTGATCTGGTCGCTCTATGCGCTCGCGTTCAACCTGGTGCTCGGCACTGCCGGCCTTCCGTCGTTCGGTCATGGTGCGTATTTCGGCATCGGCGCCTACGCGTTCGGTCTCTGTCAGCTCGAAATCGTTGCAAATCTCTGGATTTGTCTGATGGCCGCGGCCGCGGGGGCGGGCCTCGCCGGCGTGCTGGTGGCGCTGTTCATCTCGCACAGGCGCGGCATCTATTATGCCTTCATGACGATTGCCTTCGGCCAGATCTTCTGGACACTGGCGATCAAATCGCACCGGATCACCGGCGGCGAAGACGGCCTACTCAAGATCAAACGGTTGCCGGCCGATTTCGGGCTGGTGTCTTTCGATCTCACCGACAATGTTGCGTTCTACTATTTCGTGCTCGCCGTCTTTGCAGTCGGCACCGCTGCCTTGTGGCGGCTGGTGAACTCGCCCTATGGCCGCGTGGTCGCCGCGATCAGGCAGAGCGAAGTTCGTGCAAGCCATCTCGGCTATAATGTTTGGCTCTACAAGGTCGCGGTCTTTGCGCTGTCGGCCGCGGTCTCGGGCTTTGCCGGCGGATTGTTCGCCATGGCGCAGCTCGCCGCATTCCCTGACGTCATGAGCCTGCATCAATCCGGCTACGTCGTGATGATGACGCTCGTCGGCGGTGGGCTTGTCAGCTTTTGGGGGCCGGTGATCGGCGTGTTTCTCTTCCTGACCGCCCGCGACGTGATCGGCGCGCTGACCAATGCCTGGATGCTCTATTTTGGTCTGCTGTTCATCGCGATCGTGCTGTTCCGCCCCGAAGGCATTGCCGGCGCGATCTCCGCGGCCGTGCAGCAGCACTCACTCGGCGCCTTACGGCAGCGCGGTACCTCGGCGATGCGGCTGCTGTTCGGGAGCGGGCGATGA
- a CDS encoding branched-chain amino acid ABC transporter permease produces the protein MFDLLPHLLNGLTLGLLFALIALGFMLIVGLMEQINLAHGSLFALGAYVAMQLTGPRPPLPAELAKAWLALPLGWRYAATLVIAPVIVSLVGMLIELCMRRTYGKDPLYGLLLTFGAAMVIEEMIRLVWGTRDYVLQVPSAINGGFLFGDLIWSTYRFYAAGISAGVIGLVWLLIEKTSFGATVKAGAHDSEIVRALGINLSRLRLLVFVFGTMLAAIAGIIVAPIWGIRPHMGVDAVIPAFLVIVLGGVGSFWGAVVAGLLAGLCVGLAGAYASEWSLLSMYILLVAVVTFRARGLWGKKSVLEA, from the coding sequence TTGTTCGACCTTCTTCCGCATCTCCTGAACGGCCTGACGCTCGGCCTGCTGTTCGCGCTGATCGCGCTCGGCTTCATGCTCATCGTCGGGCTGATGGAGCAGATCAACCTCGCGCACGGTTCGCTGTTCGCGCTCGGGGCTTATGTCGCCATGCAGCTCACCGGGCCGCGCCCGCCATTGCCGGCGGAACTTGCGAAAGCGTGGCTGGCGCTGCCGCTCGGCTGGCGCTATGCCGCCACGTTGGTCATCGCGCCCGTGATCGTGAGTTTGGTCGGCATGCTGATCGAGCTCTGCATGCGGCGCACTTACGGCAAGGATCCGCTGTACGGGCTGCTCCTGACCTTCGGCGCCGCGATGGTGATCGAAGAGATGATCCGCCTGGTCTGGGGCACGCGCGATTACGTGCTGCAGGTGCCGTCCGCCATCAATGGCGGCTTCCTGTTCGGTGACCTGATCTGGTCGACCTATCGCTTCTACGCAGCGGGCATCTCCGCCGGGGTCATCGGCCTGGTCTGGCTGTTGATCGAAAAGACCTCGTTCGGCGCGACGGTCAAAGCCGGCGCGCATGACAGCGAGATCGTTCGCGCGCTCGGCATCAACCTGTCACGATTGCGGCTGCTGGTGTTCGTGTTCGGCACGATGCTGGCCGCGATCGCGGGCATCATCGTCGCACCGATCTGGGGCATTCGCCCGCATATGGGCGTCGATGCCGTCATTCCTGCATTCCTGGTGATCGTGCTCGGGGGCGTCGGCAGCTTTTGGGGTGCGGTCGTGGCGGGTCTTTTGGCCGGGCTGTGTGTCGGCCTCGCCGGCGCTTACGCGTCCGAATGGTCGCTGTTGTCGATGTACATCTTGCTTGTTGCCGTCGTGACGTTCCGCGCGCGTGGCCTCTGGGGCAAGAAGAGCGTGCTCGAGGCCTAA